A genome region from Natronobeatus ordinarius includes the following:
- a CDS encoding acyl-CoA mutase large subunit family protein codes for MFDPDELEEIREGKTEWEETHVEPVVERFGERKETFTTDTGGQEVDRLYTPADVVDLDYEDDLGYPGDEPYTRGVYSTGYRGRLWTMRQYAGFSTPEDTNERFHYLLDQGQTGLSMAFDLPTQMGHDSDAPMSAGEVGKAGVAIDSLDDMETVFDGIPLDEVSTSMTINAPASVLLALYIAVGDRQGVDREELRGTIQNDLLKEYTARNTYIYPPEPSMRIITDIFEFCAEETPKFNTISISGYHIREAGATAAQELAFTLADGIEYVEAAIDAGLDVDEFAPQLSFFFNGHNNIFEEVAKFRAARRMWHDIMDERFDAQNPKSKQLKFHTQTAGSMLTAQQIENNVVRVAYQALAAVLGGTQSLHTNGKDEALALPTEESVRTALRTQQILAHESGAADTIDPLAGSYYVESLTDQVEAEAYELLEEVDERGGMLEAIEQQWVQRQIQDTAFERQKEIEAGERIIVGVNEFEVDEDVEMDVQEVTAEDERRQIARLESTRSERDDEAAEAKLETLREAARGDDNLMPYIIDAVKAYATVGEVCNVLRDEFGEFQPGSAV; via the coding sequence ATGTTCGACCCCGACGAGCTCGAGGAGATCCGCGAGGGGAAAACGGAGTGGGAAGAAACGCACGTCGAACCGGTCGTCGAGCGATTCGGCGAACGAAAGGAGACGTTCACCACGGATACGGGCGGTCAGGAAGTCGACCGACTCTACACGCCGGCGGACGTCGTCGACCTCGACTACGAGGACGACCTCGGCTATCCGGGCGACGAACCGTACACCCGTGGCGTCTACTCGACAGGGTACCGCGGTCGGCTGTGGACCATGCGCCAGTACGCCGGCTTCTCGACGCCCGAAGACACCAACGAACGGTTTCACTACCTGCTCGACCAGGGCCAGACGGGGCTGTCGATGGCCTTTGACCTGCCGACGCAGATGGGTCACGACTCGGACGCGCCGATGTCCGCCGGTGAGGTCGGCAAGGCAGGGGTGGCGATCGACTCGCTCGACGACATGGAGACGGTGTTCGACGGGATCCCGCTCGACGAGGTCTCGACGTCGATGACGATCAACGCCCCCGCGTCCGTGCTGCTCGCGCTCTACATCGCGGTGGGTGACCGTCAGGGTGTCGACCGCGAGGAGCTCCGGGGGACGATCCAGAACGACCTGCTGAAAGAGTACACCGCCCGAAACACCTACATCTACCCGCCGGAGCCCTCGATGCGGATCATCACGGACATCTTCGAGTTCTGCGCCGAGGAGACGCCGAAGTTCAACACGATCTCGATCTCGGGCTACCACATCCGTGAAGCGGGTGCAACGGCGGCCCAGGAACTCGCGTTCACGCTCGCCGACGGCATCGAGTACGTCGAGGCGGCGATCGACGCCGGGCTCGACGTCGACGAGTTCGCACCACAGCTGTCCTTTTTCTTCAACGGCCACAACAACATCTTCGAGGAGGTCGCGAAGTTCCGCGCCGCCCGTCGGATGTGGCACGACATCATGGACGAGCGCTTCGACGCGCAGAACCCCAAGTCCAAACAGCTCAAGTTCCACACCCAGACGGCGGGCTCGATGCTCACCGCCCAGCAGATCGAGAACAACGTCGTCCGCGTCGCCTACCAGGCGCTCGCCGCCGTCCTCGGTGGTACCCAGAGTCTGCACACCAACGGCAAAGACGAGGCGCTCGCGCTGCCGACCGAGGAGTCCGTCCGCACCGCCTTGCGAACCCAGCAGATCCTCGCCCACGAGTCCGGCGCCGCCGACACGATCGATCCGCTCGCCGGCAGCTACTACGTCGAGAGTCTGACCGACCAGGTCGAAGCCGAAGCCTACGAGCTCCTCGAGGAAGTCGACGAGCGCGGCGGGATGCTCGAGGCCATCGAGCAACAGTGGGTCCAGCGCCAGATCCAGGACACCGCCTTCGAGCGCCAGAAGGAGATCGAAGCGGGCGAGCGCATCATCGTCGGCGTCAACGAGTTCGAGGTCGACGAGGACGTCGAGATGGACGTCCAGGAGGTCACCGCGGAAGACGAGCGTCGCCAGATCGCCCGGCTCGAGTCGACCCGCAGCGAACGCGACGACGAAGCAGCCGAGGCGAAACTCGAGACCTTACGCGAGGCCGCCCGCGGCGACGACAACCTCATGCCGTACATCATCGACGCGGTGAAGGCGTACGCGACCGTCGGCGAGGTCTGTAACGTCCTCCGCGACGAGTTCGGCGAGTTCCAGCCGGGAAGTGCGGTCTAA
- a CDS encoding dodecin, with product MVFKKITLIGTSTESFEDAADDAIDRAEETIENVHWVEVDELGVEVATADEREYQAEVTVAFQLED from the coding sequence ATGGTTTTCAAGAAAATCACGCTGATCGGTACGAGTACGGAGAGCTTCGAAGACGCCGCGGACGACGCCATCGACCGCGCAGAAGAGACCATCGAGAACGTCCACTGGGTCGAAGTCGACGAGCTGGGCGTCGAGGTTGCGACGGCAGACGAACGGGAGTACCAGGCAGAGGTGACGGTCGCGTTCCAGCTCGAGGATTAG
- a CDS encoding transposase produces MQDAGLTQTLSFGLTIQTGSPDNLYKGCLEARRVRNEVNRLDREGWDWDDIHDTVVDNANLVKNTTQLLVQKALGEIETYHDHKDNEWGRPFPYIDETYPMRMNHNEGYALTVDDSGDVRFRVSYKPYNHVKGVLRGSPNHLERVKNALNSDSWRVGVAELVYKHDEWRVHVTVTHKTRTVASPDYAETVVGVDINEDCVALTALNRATGDVLDSVVIEYPDIKRVRHEFFTKRKRMQKVGQSAFENVVQTEEQDFVHDQLHKVSRDVTRWVSQFNEPVIVFEDLKDMRDSIDYGTRMNRRLHSLPFAALRDMVTYKAAWGGIPSDDVDPAYTSQRCPRTECLHTERANRRWKRFKCMECDFQDHADRKAAVCVAQEWFHEQNENVPSLETLPSVRKVRRTASGLCEEADSHGAVFASGVYRHGKSARDSQSQAREELKTVAPTTG; encoded by the coding sequence ATGCAAGATGCAGGACTGACCCAGACGCTTTCTTTTGGATTAACCATCCAAACGGGTAGTCCTGACAACTTGTACAAAGGGTGTCTCGAAGCCCGACGAGTTCGCAACGAAGTCAACCGCCTCGACCGTGAGGGATGGGACTGGGACGACATCCACGACACCGTAGTGGATAACGCCAACCTCGTGAAAAACACGACTCAACTCCTCGTCCAGAAAGCACTGGGTGAGATAGAGACGTACCACGACCACAAAGACAACGAGTGGGGCCGACCGTTTCCCTACATTGACGAGACGTATCCAATGCGGATGAATCACAACGAAGGATACGCCCTCACTGTAGATGATTCGGGAGATGTTCGCTTCAGAGTCAGTTACAAACCGTACAACCACGTCAAAGGCGTACTTCGCGGTAGTCCCAACCACCTCGAACGAGTCAAGAACGCTCTTAACTCTGACTCGTGGAGAGTGGGCGTAGCTGAACTCGTGTATAAACACGACGAATGGCGAGTACACGTCACAGTCACCCACAAGACACGCACCGTAGCGTCTCCAGACTACGCAGAGACAGTAGTTGGTGTGGACATTAACGAGGACTGCGTGGCACTCACCGCGCTGAATAGAGCTACTGGTGACGTACTCGATTCAGTCGTCATCGAGTACCCCGACATCAAACGAGTTCGCCACGAGTTTTTCACCAAACGGAAGCGGATGCAGAAAGTCGGACAATCCGCGTTCGAGAACGTGGTCCAAACCGAAGAACAAGACTTCGTTCACGACCAACTCCATAAAGTATCGCGCGACGTAACACGATGGGTTTCGCAATTCAACGAACCGGTAATCGTCTTTGAAGACCTCAAAGACATGCGAGACTCAATCGATTACGGCACGCGAATGAACCGGCGCTTGCACTCCTTGCCGTTCGCCGCACTCCGAGATATGGTGACGTACAAAGCCGCTTGGGGTGGAATCCCCTCAGACGATGTTGACCCGGCGTACACGAGTCAACGCTGTCCGCGAACGGAATGCTTGCACACCGAGCGAGCGAATCGGCGTTGGAAGCGGTTCAAATGTATGGAGTGCGACTTCCAAGACCACGCTGACCGGAAAGCAGCGGTTTGTGTGGCGCAAGAATGGTTCCACGAGCAGAATGAGAATGTGCCGTCTCTCGAAACCCTTCCAAGTGTTCGGAAGGTGAGACGGACGGCATCGGGCCTGTGTGAAGAGGCCGACTCTCACGGAGCAGTTTTCGCTTCGGGTGTTTACCGACACGGAAAGTCGGCGCGAGACTCGCAGAGTCAAGCGCGAGAGGAATTAAAGACCGTTGCCCCGACTACAGGGTAG
- a CDS encoding class I SAM-dependent methyltransferase gives MSSSEDAQAFYGRWARLYDYIARRTPGVPGLRRRAAIACRLEPGDTVVEMGCGTGANLPYLRERVGPDGIVIGIDFTGPVLERARASTAEYDNVHVVRGDATAPPVLEGVDAVLATFVVGMLPDPAGAVDDWCALVGPGGHVVLANAARSQKPYAPPVNAVFRAIVVLSTPPTTTLRYEDDPTRRLDERIDAAHGRLRERASAIAHETHLFGIVRLTGGRLT, from the coding sequence ATGAGTTCGTCCGAAGACGCACAGGCGTTCTACGGCCGCTGGGCGCGCCTCTACGACTACATCGCGCGCCGGACGCCCGGCGTGCCGGGGCTTCGCCGACGCGCGGCCATCGCGTGTCGCCTCGAGCCCGGCGACACCGTCGTCGAGATGGGCTGTGGAACGGGGGCGAATCTCCCCTATCTGCGCGAGCGGGTCGGCCCCGACGGGATCGTGATCGGGATCGACTTCACAGGGCCGGTGCTCGAGCGCGCCCGGGCGTCCACCGCCGAGTACGACAACGTCCACGTCGTCCGGGGCGACGCGACGGCGCCGCCGGTGCTCGAGGGAGTCGACGCCGTCCTCGCGACGTTCGTCGTCGGCATGCTCCCCGACCCCGCCGGTGCGGTCGACGACTGGTGTGCCCTCGTTGGGCCGGGCGGCCACGTCGTCCTCGCCAACGCCGCCCGGAGCCAAAAGCCGTACGCGCCGCCGGTCAACGCCGTCTTCCGCGCGATCGTCGTCCTCTCGACGCCGCCGACGACGACACTCCGCTACGAGGACGACCCCACCCGCCGGCTCGACGAGCGGATCGACGCGGCTCACGGTCGACTCCGCGAGCGCGCGTCGGCGATCGCCCACGAGACCCACCTCTTCGGGATCGTGCGGCTGACCGGCGGCCGGCTCACCTGA
- a CDS encoding HesB/IscA family protein, with the protein MSTESVGGESRPRIEVTEDAASQALALLKDEGLDVEEAGLRLFVQQGGCAGLSYGMRFDTAPEEDDTVYEHHDLRVFVDPASLKYIEGSVLDYETGLQGAGFNVENPNVVSECGCGESFRT; encoded by the coding sequence ATGAGTACCGAAAGCGTAGGCGGAGAGAGCCGACCGCGGATCGAAGTGACCGAGGACGCCGCCTCGCAGGCGCTGGCGCTCCTCAAGGACGAAGGACTCGACGTCGAGGAGGCGGGGCTTCGGCTGTTCGTCCAGCAGGGCGGCTGTGCCGGCCTCTCCTACGGTATGCGCTTCGATACGGCACCTGAGGAGGACGACACGGTGTACGAACACCACGACCTCCGGGTGTTCGTCGACCCGGCGAGCCTGAAGTACATCGAGGGAAGCGTCCTCGACTACGAGACCGGCCTCCAGGGCGCGGGCTTCAACGTCGAGAACCCCAACGTGGTTAGCGAGTGTGGCTGTGGCGAGTCGTTCCGAACCTAA
- a CDS encoding NADPH:quinone reductase, whose product MRAVRLHEHGGPDVLNVEDVDRPEPGADELLIEVAAAGVNPVDTYFRDGSYEPVSVPFTPGVDVAGVVAETGSAVEGFDEGDRVFGTGIGNAAAQGAYAEYATVPTDRVVHLPDGVNAAEAGAAGVVAGTAWRALIDHANLRPAEYCLVHGGSGGVGHAAIQIASAVSARVITTAAPEYHDDLEALGADTVLDYGRDDLADAVLEASDGGVDVILDHRLDDYLQFDADVAATSARVVGIGENSPDPGFSNDGAARSKDVSYQFMSMFNTPDLRVPLRGVGSLMETGALSIELEESYDLAEAGEAQRAVMEESVFGKLVLEP is encoded by the coding sequence ATGAGAGCTGTACGCCTCCACGAGCACGGCGGACCGGACGTACTGAACGTCGAGGACGTCGACCGACCCGAGCCCGGCGCGGACGAACTCCTGATCGAGGTCGCGGCGGCGGGCGTCAACCCCGTCGACACCTACTTCCGGGACGGGTCGTACGAACCTGTCTCCGTCCCGTTCACCCCCGGCGTCGACGTCGCAGGCGTCGTCGCCGAGACGGGATCGGCCGTCGAGGGGTTCGACGAGGGCGACCGCGTCTTCGGAACGGGAATCGGGAACGCCGCCGCCCAGGGCGCCTACGCCGAATACGCAACGGTCCCGACCGATCGCGTCGTCCACCTCCCCGACGGCGTCAACGCGGCGGAAGCCGGCGCCGCGGGGGTCGTCGCCGGCACGGCCTGGCGCGCGCTGATCGACCACGCCAATCTTCGCCCGGCCGAGTACTGCCTGGTCCACGGCGGCTCCGGCGGCGTCGGCCACGCCGCCATCCAGATCGCCTCGGCGGTGAGCGCCCGCGTGATCACCACGGCCGCGCCAGAGTACCACGACGACCTCGAGGCCCTCGGCGCCGATACCGTCCTCGACTACGGCCGGGACGACCTCGCCGACGCCGTCCTCGAGGCATCCGACGGCGGCGTCGACGTGATCCTCGACCACCGGCTGGACGACTACCTCCAGTTCGACGCCGACGTGGCCGCCACCAGTGCCCGCGTCGTCGGCATCGGTGAGAACTCGCCGGACCCCGGCTTTTCGAACGACGGCGCCGCCCGCTCGAAGGACGTCAGCTACCAGTTCATGAGCATGTTCAACACGCCCGACCTCCGCGTCCCGCTGCGCGGGGTGGGCTCCCTCATGGAAACGGGCGCGCTCTCGATCGAACTCGAGGAGTCCTACGACTTAGCGGAGGCGGGCGAGGCCCAGCGTGCGGTGATGGAAGAGAGCGTCTTCGGCAAACTCGTCCTCGAGCCGTAG
- a CDS encoding thiamine-phosphate synthase family protein, whose amino-acid sequence MKFVEELVVEEFLPTVRSLLAAELREQGLTQREVADVLGISQSAVSKYAHGEVRTNDRIAGDDRVRALVENLGEGLAAGDVTPVQALVELEVLVRDLEAGGDLLAQLHEEAVPELAAYDSSFRVHDPESTLRSSERVLSSVRRGLRILENASGFAGLIPAVGSNLVACVPDAADVDDVAGVPGRIVDVKGKATVPADPEFGVSEHVATVLLAARRHGSDATAAANVRYDPKLLAELRDRGHLLAEFDESGDVDSSVGEAIEAEPDATVLYQTGGEGIEPITYILGPDPEAVADTIRSLL is encoded by the coding sequence ATGAAATTCGTCGAAGAACTCGTCGTCGAGGAGTTTCTCCCGACGGTCCGCTCGCTGCTCGCCGCCGAACTCCGCGAGCAGGGGCTCACCCAGCGGGAGGTCGCCGACGTGCTCGGCATCAGCCAGAGCGCCGTCTCGAAGTACGCCCACGGCGAAGTCAGGACCAACGACCGAATCGCCGGCGACGACCGCGTCCGCGCGCTCGTCGAGAACCTCGGCGAGGGACTCGCCGCCGGCGACGTCACGCCCGTTCAGGCGCTCGTCGAACTCGAGGTGCTCGTGCGCGACCTCGAGGCCGGCGGTGACCTCCTCGCACAGCTTCACGAGGAGGCCGTACCCGAACTCGCAGCGTACGACTCGAGTTTTCGCGTTCACGACCCCGAGAGCACCCTGCGTAGCAGCGAGCGCGTGCTCTCGTCGGTCCGTCGGGGCCTCCGAATCCTCGAGAACGCGAGCGGCTTCGCGGGGCTTATCCCCGCGGTGGGGTCGAACCTCGTCGCTTGCGTCCCCGACGCGGCGGACGTCGACGACGTCGCCGGCGTCCCGGGTCGGATCGTCGACGTGAAGGGAAAGGCGACCGTGCCGGCGGACCCGGAGTTCGGCGTCTCCGAACACGTCGCCACGGTCTTACTCGCCGCCCGCCGCCACGGCAGCGACGCCACGGCCGCCGCGAACGTTCGATACGACCCGAAGCTCCTGGCCGAACTCAGGGACCGGGGCCACCTCCTGGCCGAGTTCGACGAGTCGGGTGACGTCGACTCGAGCGTCGGCGAGGCGATCGAGGCCGAACCGGACGCGACAGTGCTCTACCAGACCGGCGGCGAGGGAATCGAGCCGATCACCTATATTCTCGGGCCAGATCCCGAGGCCGTCGCCGACACGATCCGATCGCTGCTCTAA
- a CDS encoding CPBP family intramembrane glutamic endopeptidase → MVETPTREAANRGTVRRLLYGSDDRLRATWRVLVPLVLAIVAVIAGRLLLAPLFGTLVDLDASETVPIVWILAAGLYLVLVVGAATAIALAVASRLDRRSVSSYGFERSRRWVRDFFGGILIGAVAVIAAFGYLAARGRVTFAVEMTGVGVDGWPLAAATILVLLTFVLANNVLEEVVFRGILIGNAAEGLRARSVAPLPAVGAAVAISLPVFGAFHLLSGGLGMVVTSAIGGILFAAGYVLTGQLALPIGVHFGGVIYVSLTQEPLLEGLTLPTVLVVETGSDPSLLLGVELWLVRALIGVVLVAAWVAVFYGGLSIDERVYAADANV, encoded by the coding sequence ATGGTAGAAACTCCCACTCGAGAGGCCGCGAACCGCGGGACTGTTCGACGGCTGCTGTACGGGAGCGACGATCGGTTGCGAGCGACCTGGCGGGTGCTCGTCCCGCTCGTACTCGCGATCGTCGCCGTGATCGCCGGACGGCTGTTGCTCGCCCCGCTCTTCGGAACGCTCGTCGACCTGGACGCCAGTGAAACGGTCCCCATCGTGTGGATCCTGGCGGCCGGCCTGTACCTCGTTCTCGTCGTCGGGGCCGCGACGGCCATCGCACTCGCCGTCGCGTCTCGGCTCGATCGACGGTCGGTCAGCTCCTACGGCTTCGAACGATCCAGACGGTGGGTACGGGACTTCTTCGGCGGAATCCTCATCGGCGCTGTCGCCGTCATCGCCGCGTTCGGCTACCTGGCCGCACGGGGACGGGTTACGTTCGCCGTCGAGATGACCGGCGTCGGCGTCGACGGCTGGCCGCTGGCGGCCGCGACGATCCTGGTCCTGCTGACGTTCGTCCTCGCCAACAACGTCCTCGAGGAGGTCGTCTTCCGGGGCATCCTCATCGGGAACGCCGCCGAGGGGCTCCGGGCCCGTTCCGTGGCCCCCTTGCCGGCCGTCGGCGCGGCGGTCGCGATCAGCCTCCCCGTGTTCGGCGCGTTTCACCTGCTCAGCGGCGGACTCGGGATGGTCGTCACCAGCGCCATCGGCGGGATCCTCTTCGCGGCCGGCTACGTCCTCACCGGACAGCTGGCACTTCCGATCGGCGTCCACTTCGGCGGGGTGATCTACGTCAGTCTCACGCAAGAGCCGTTGCTCGAGGGACTTACGCTCCCTACGGTGCTCGTCGTCGAGACCGGGAGCGATCCGTCGTTGCTGCTCGGCGTCGAGTTGTGGCTCGTTCGCGCCCTGATCGGCGTCGTCCTCGTCGCCGCGTGGGTCGCCGTCTTCTACGGGGGCCTCTCGATCGACGAACGCGTGTACGCCGCCGACGCGAACGTTTGA
- a CDS encoding Single-stranded DNA binding protein, producing MDLDNRAEDLASDLGVDNEEVKRDLQNLVEYSVPLDEAVQSLRRKYGDDTGGGGAPTAADVGEITPDSSNVTVSARVLTAGERSIRYQGSDHVIVEGKLADETGVIDYTAWEDFGLSPGDTITAGNAGVREWDGEPELNLGESTSLSFEDEPLEVPYEIGGEASLADLETGDRAVTIEVSVLECERRTIDGRDGETEILSGVFGDESGRLPFTNWDPVPEIEEGASVRIENAYVREFRGVPEVNVSAFSTVTSLEREIDVGSDAPELGIGEAVATGGIYDVRLVGNLIAVRDGSGLIQRCPECSRVIQKGQCRTHGSVDGVDDLRVKAILDDGTGAVTVILDDELTEEVYGGTLEDALEEARDAMDQEAVADTIRERIVGREYQVRGHLSVDEYGANLDAESFEESDDEPADRATAFLTEVDA from the coding sequence ATGGATCTCGACAACCGTGCCGAGGATCTCGCCTCCGACCTCGGTGTCGACAACGAGGAGGTCAAACGCGACTTACAGAACCTCGTCGAGTACAGCGTTCCACTCGACGAGGCCGTACAGAGCTTACGGCGGAAGTACGGCGACGACACCGGCGGCGGTGGTGCACCGACGGCCGCCGACGTCGGGGAGATCACGCCCGACTCGAGCAACGTGACGGTCTCCGCCCGCGTGCTGACGGCGGGCGAACGGTCGATCCGGTATCAGGGCTCAGACCACGTCATCGTCGAAGGCAAACTCGCCGACGAGACGGGCGTCATCGACTACACCGCCTGGGAGGACTTCGGCCTCTCACCGGGCGACACGATCACCGCCGGCAACGCAGGCGTCCGCGAGTGGGACGGCGAACCCGAGCTCAACCTCGGCGAGAGCACCTCGCTCAGCTTCGAGGACGAACCGCTCGAGGTGCCCTACGAGATCGGCGGCGAGGCCAGCCTCGCCGACCTCGAGACGGGCGACCGCGCGGTGACGATCGAGGTGTCCGTGCTCGAGTGTGAGCGCCGCACCATCGACGGCCGCGACGGCGAGACCGAAATCTTGAGCGGCGTCTTCGGCGACGAGAGCGGCCGGCTGCCGTTCACGAACTGGGACCCGGTTCCCGAAATCGAGGAGGGCGCGTCGGTCCGGATCGAGAACGCCTACGTCCGGGAGTTCCGCGGCGTGCCCGAGGTGAACGTCTCTGCGTTCTCGACGGTGACGTCCCTCGAGCGCGAAATCGACGTCGGGAGCGACGCCCCCGAACTCGGGATCGGCGAGGCAGTCGCGACGGGCGGCATCTACGACGTCCGTCTCGTGGGTAACCTGATCGCCGTCCGGGACGGCTCGGGGCTCATCCAGCGCTGTCCGGAGTGTTCTCGCGTCATCCAGAAAGGACAGTGTCGCACCCACGGAAGCGTCGACGGCGTCGACGACCTGCGGGTGAAGGCGATCCTCGACGACGGCACCGGCGCCGTCACGGTGATCCTCGACGACGAACTCACCGAAGAAGTGTACGGTGGGACGCTGGAAGACGCCCTCGAGGAGGCCCGCGACGCGATGGACCAGGAAGCCGTCGCAGACACCATCCGCGAGCGGATCGTCGGCCGTGAGTACCAGGTCCGCGGACATCTCTCGGTCGACGAGTACGGGGCGAACCTCGACGCGGAGTCCTTCGAGGAGAGCGACGACGAGCCGGCCGATCGTGCGACGGCCTTCCTCACGGAGGTCGACGCATGA
- a CDS encoding pyridoxamine 5'-phosphate oxidase family protein, whose translation MTDDALGYAMSDAEIASLLNSKGHGVLSMGNADRGYGIPMSYGYDETEHRLVVEFVSLGDGKKRRFLESSTEVTFTVYEWESLEAWESVVVTGTVRPLEDSDVSERFAALLFSQAEGVAGDLRWIDSDEIDREWFEIVPEEITGMRGEKLPGEVP comes from the coding sequence ATGACCGACGATGCTCTCGGGTACGCGATGTCCGACGCCGAGATCGCTTCGCTGCTCAATTCGAAGGGACACGGCGTGTTGAGCATGGGGAACGCCGACCGGGGATACGGCATCCCGATGTCCTACGGCTACGACGAGACCGAGCACCGACTCGTCGTCGAGTTCGTGAGCCTGGGCGACGGCAAGAAACGACGGTTCCTCGAGTCGAGCACGGAGGTCACGTTCACCGTCTACGAGTGGGAGTCCCTCGAGGCCTGGGAGAGCGTCGTCGTCACCGGGACGGTCCGGCCGCTCGAGGACAGCGACGTCTCCGAGCGGTTCGCTGCCCTCCTCTTCTCCCAGGCCGAGGGAGTTGCGGGCGACCTCCGCTGGATCGACTCGGACGAAATCGACCGCGAGTGGTTCGAGATCGTCCCCGAGGAGATAACCGGGATGCGTGGTGAGAAACTCCCCGGCGAGGTTCCCTGA
- a CDS encoding 2,5-diamino-6-(ribosylamino)-4(3H)-pyrimidinone 5'-phosphate reductase, whose protein sequence is MHVVVNAAMSADGKLSSRRREQVRISGPDDFARVDRLRAESDAVVVGVGTVLADDPHLTVKDPELCERRLEAGESRHPARVVVDSRARTPADARILDDAATTYLLVSEAAGDDRRATLARPTLEFVTAGDDRVDLPRAFAELERAGLETVMVEGGGELIFSLFDAGLVDELSVFVGSRIIGGRDAPTLADGDGFVEAFPELDLERVERMDDGVVLYWRVRFADGE, encoded by the coding sequence ATGCACGTCGTCGTCAACGCCGCGATGAGCGCGGACGGAAAGCTCTCCTCGAGACGCCGCGAACAGGTACGGATCAGCGGTCCCGACGACTTCGCCCGCGTCGACCGCCTCCGGGCCGAGAGCGACGCGGTCGTCGTCGGCGTCGGGACCGTCCTCGCCGACGACCCGCACCTCACCGTCAAGGATCCGGAACTGTGTGAGCGACGGCTCGAGGCCGGCGAGTCCCGACACCCAGCCCGCGTCGTCGTCGACTCGCGGGCGCGCACGCCGGCCGACGCCCGCATCCTCGACGACGCCGCGACGACGTACCTGCTCGTGAGCGAGGCCGCGGGCGACGACCGCCGGGCGACACTCGCCCGGCCGACCCTCGAGTTCGTCACGGCGGGCGACGACCGGGTCGACCTCCCGCGAGCGTTCGCCGAACTCGAGCGGGCGGGGCTCGAGACGGTGATGGTCGAGGGCGGTGGCGAACTCATCTTCTCGCTGTTCGACGCCGGGCTGGTCGACGAGCTCTCGGTGTTCGTCGGGTCGAGAATCATCGGCGGCCGCGACGCCCCGACGCTGGCCGATGGCGACGGCTTCGTCGAGGCGTTCCCGGAACTCGACCTCGAGCGAGTCGAACGGATGGACGACGGCGTGGTGTTGTACTGGCGCGTTCGCTTCGCCGACGGGGAGTGA
- a CDS encoding nucleotidyltransferase domain-containing protein, translated as MASPSVDAALESIETAHDVRIVAARDVGSRAWNLADADSDRDVAVVYAQRPLEYASLGGYEPSLEWTDGALDCRGWNVRRFAELVVDSNPTVFEFLHSPRRYREFGPLARLEADVGDSFAPLALYHHYRSLARRQYRKYLQGRLLEDGELAYLVLEERDDECLARPVDGDRDDAERVPVGAYEEGQTDRTVKRHLYVARGVCYAQYVRETHRFPTLDFPRFLEAEGDRFEPSFVDRTLDLVERKRRGKGDAVVGRLFDPAEVHLSELEPADHAGRRVDRARVDAFLRETLEAAFD; from the coding sequence ATGGCATCTCCATCCGTCGACGCGGCGCTCGAGTCAATCGAGACGGCCCACGACGTCCGAATCGTCGCCGCCCGGGACGTCGGCAGTCGCGCCTGGAACCTCGCCGACGCCGACAGCGACCGCGACGTCGCCGTCGTCTACGCCCAGCGGCCGCTCGAGTACGCGAGCCTCGGCGGCTACGAGCCGTCGCTCGAGTGGACCGACGGAGCGCTCGACTGTCGCGGCTGGAACGTCCGCCGGTTCGCCGAGCTGGTCGTCGACTCGAACCCGACGGTGTTCGAGTTCCTCCACAGCCCGCGTCGCTACCGGGAGTTCGGGCCGCTGGCCCGCCTCGAGGCCGACGTCGGCGACTCGTTCGCGCCGCTCGCGCTGTACCACCACTACCGATCGCTCGCCCGCCGGCAGTACCGCAAATACCTCCAGGGCCGGCTGCTCGAGGACGGCGAGCTCGCCTACCTCGTCCTCGAGGAGCGCGACGACGAGTGCCTCGCCCGCCCCGTCGACGGCGACCGGGACGACGCCGAACGGGTCCCGGTCGGGGCCTACGAGGAGGGACAGACGGATCGGACGGTCAAACGCCACCTCTACGTGGCCCGCGGCGTCTGCTACGCCCAGTACGTCCGGGAGACCCACCGGTTTCCGACGCTCGACTTCCCACGGTTTCTCGAGGCGGAAGGCGATCGATTCGAGCCCTCGTTCGTCGACCGGACTCTCGACCTCGTCGAGCGCAAACGACGAGGGAAGGGCGACGCCGTCGTCGGTCGACTGTTCGACCCGGCCGAGGTGCACCTGTCCGAGCTCGAGCCCGCCGACCACGCTGGCCGCCGGGTCGACCGAGCCCGCGTCGACGCCTTTCTCCGGGAGACGCTCGAGGCCGCGTTCGACTGA